The proteins below come from a single Pirellulales bacterium genomic window:
- a CDS encoding CARDB domain-containing protein, which produces MFSKLSVFLASAAALLCLAIVVRGQDDTHSSAPWPFGRSLNLLRWPTNDNNSNSNNGNAASGAQDGSSNSSSNSNSSNTQPLHSVTIQSQSNRRLYGPSQAISAGVVDGYAPQNTAPSKMAPRVTAGDMKPVVTQGTLITTGSPTDLGARPSFSEKALVHGSTADASQPRSSVAESPLSQDLKSDDSMPHDSRSLQERLAAIRQSSETDRSAPVAEKPLVEKGAVPISSATVESTAGDTKGDSPRQFSTIPAEPNLKAGPSSRRVVISSEDADDVSASTPGLATPNKPASVGMVEHSDSTAGSQSSKPRSAKSDLIEAAPSHSSVHASPEIATAESSSPTGAAVLFTRQSPLVSVETTGPRTIIIGKIATYTVTIRNAGEIAAPDLSVTVKIPEWTDVAGSQASAGTIRAATAEGAEPFQWRIPRLEAHGKETLALRLLPRKGRGFDLAVQWAFSPIATQTSVDVQEPKLDMTIAGPDEVVYGQSKLFRLTISNPGTGDAENVVVQLDPIGNSAAPASKHPIGTIRAGDSKVVELELTARQSGTLSIHATASAEPGLKAEAAQEVLVRRAAVALAVEGAKTRYSGTTASYAIQVTNPGNAVADNVHVFAALPPGAKFVSASAGGQWKSEQGKVVWSLPALRPGSDSSFDLKCSLANPGPNRIQITSSAAGDVSDVANITTNVEALADLKLDVSEPAGPIGVGDEVAYELRVHNRGSKAADGVGVVIYFSEGIEPVSAQGGAHDISNGVVAFRPLPTLSAGGDLTLKVKARAEHSGKQVFRAEVECGALGTKLVNAEEMMVYGGDDAPGLQRPDRAIAGRNPPLQSVPGQSDDGASKSFRR; this is translated from the coding sequence ATCTGCTCCGCTGGCCGACGAACGATAACAACTCGAATTCGAACAACGGTAATGCCGCTTCGGGAGCACAAGACGGTTCTTCCAATTCATCCTCCAACTCAAACTCGTCGAATACACAGCCGCTGCACTCGGTAACAATTCAAAGCCAATCGAATCGGCGGCTATATGGGCCTTCGCAGGCCATTAGCGCGGGCGTGGTTGACGGCTACGCGCCTCAAAACACGGCGCCGAGCAAGATGGCCCCGCGCGTTACGGCTGGCGACATGAAACCGGTCGTCACGCAGGGCACGCTGATTACGACCGGTTCGCCCACCGATTTGGGCGCCCGTCCGTCGTTCTCAGAGAAGGCGCTCGTTCACGGCTCGACCGCGGATGCTTCGCAGCCGCGGAGTTCGGTGGCCGAGAGTCCTCTCTCTCAGGATCTTAAGTCCGACGATTCGATGCCGCACGATTCTCGGTCGCTTCAAGAACGACTCGCGGCAATTCGACAATCGTCCGAAACCGACCGCTCGGCGCCCGTCGCGGAAAAACCGCTTGTGGAGAAGGGGGCAGTCCCCATTTCTTCCGCGACCGTTGAATCCACCGCGGGGGACACAAAAGGGGACAGTCCCCGGCAGTTTTCAACAATCCCGGCCGAGCCGAACTTGAAGGCCGGCCCGTCGTCGCGACGGGTTGTGATCTCATCGGAAGATGCCGACGACGTTTCCGCGAGCACGCCAGGCTTGGCCACGCCGAACAAGCCCGCGTCCGTTGGCATGGTGGAACACTCGGATTCCACGGCAGGTTCGCAATCGTCGAAGCCGCGGTCGGCGAAGTCGGATTTGATCGAAGCAGCGCCGAGCCACTCGTCGGTGCATGCTTCACCGGAAATTGCAACCGCCGAAAGCAGCTCCCCGACCGGCGCAGCGGTGTTGTTCACTCGGCAAAGCCCGCTGGTGAGCGTTGAAACCACGGGGCCTCGAACGATCATCATCGGCAAAATAGCCACCTACACAGTCACGATTCGAAATGCCGGAGAGATTGCCGCCCCGGATTTGTCGGTCACCGTGAAGATTCCCGAATGGACCGACGTGGCCGGCTCGCAGGCAAGCGCGGGGACGATCCGAGCCGCTACCGCCGAAGGCGCTGAGCCGTTCCAATGGAGAATTCCTCGTCTCGAAGCCCATGGCAAGGAGACGCTCGCACTGCGGCTCTTGCCGCGGAAAGGCCGCGGCTTCGATCTAGCCGTGCAGTGGGCCTTTTCACCGATTGCTACTCAAACGTCGGTCGATGTGCAAGAGCCGAAGCTCGACATGACCATCGCCGGGCCGGACGAAGTGGTTTATGGCCAAAGCAAACTCTTCCGTCTGACGATCTCGAATCCCGGCACGGGAGACGCCGAGAACGTCGTGGTGCAGCTCGATCCAATCGGCAATTCGGCTGCTCCGGCCTCCAAGCACCCGATCGGCACGATCCGCGCCGGTGACAGCAAGGTGGTCGAACTGGAATTGACGGCGCGTCAGTCCGGCACGCTTTCAATACATGCGACAGCCTCCGCCGAACCGGGACTCAAAGCCGAGGCGGCCCAAGAGGTGCTCGTCCGTCGAGCGGCGGTGGCGCTCGCCGTCGAAGGGGCCAAGACCAGGTACTCCGGCACGACCGCAAGCTACGCGATTCAAGTCACGAATCCGGGCAACGCGGTGGCCGACAACGTTCACGTCTTCGCCGCGCTGCCGCCGGGAGCAAAGTTTGTTTCCGCGTCGGCCGGCGGACAATGGAAGTCGGAGCAAGGAAAAGTCGTTTGGTCGCTGCCGGCGCTTCGTCCGGGAAGCGACAGTTCGTTCGATTTGAAGTGCAGCTTGGCGAACCCTGGCCCAAATCGTATCCAGATTACTTCGTCAGCCGCGGGCGACGTGAGCGACGTGGCCAACATCACGACGAACGTCGAGGCCCTGGCCGATCTCAAGCTCGATGTTTCGGAGCCGGCAGGCCCGATCGGCGTCGGCGATGAAGTGGCTTACGAGCTGCGAGTTCACAACCGCGGCAGCAAAGCGGCGGATGGCGTCGGAGTAGTGATCTACTTCTCCGAGGGAATCGAGCCGGTATCGGCTCAGGGGGGCGCGCACGACATCTCGAACGGCGTCGTCGCGTTTCGCCCGCTGCCCACGCTCTCGGCCGGCGGGGATCTGACCCTCAAGGTCAAGGCCCGTGCCGAGCACAGCGGCAAGCAAGTATTCCGGGCGGAGGTGGAATGCGGAGCGCTGGGCACGAAGCTCGTCAACGCCGAGGAAATGATGGTCTACGGCGGAGACGATGCGCCGGGGCTGCAACGGCCGGATCGGGCCATCGCCGGCCGCAATCCGCCGCTTCAATCCGTTCCGGGCCAATCCGACGACGGCGCGAGCAAGTCGTTCCGCCGGTAA